One Lampris incognitus isolate fLamInc1 chromosome 14, fLamInc1.hap2, whole genome shotgun sequence DNA window includes the following coding sequences:
- the LOC130124350 gene encoding heterogeneous nuclear ribonucleoprotein A0-like translates to MTHQLCKLFVGRLSASTDDDGLRMHFEQFGTLADCVVVVNKPLKRSRCFGFVSYSTPEEADAAIAARPHVVDGRTVELKRAVAREDSNKPEVVAKVKNIFVGGLKDDIEEDNLTEYFSQFGKIERSKVISQRETGKRRGFGFVHFVDTDSADKAVALKFHYVKGHKVEVKKALTKELMQSANRVGMMRGVMGQNRFGGGRGECSSYGGNGRGYGDGYIGGYGDQMGGYGYTDFGSGYSQQPSGYGPMKGPAPGYGAQRSAAPYAFGGGGGGYQRGAYGGGYYTPISQPRPYLHPIHLNAETWTLSPFNPQ, encoded by the coding sequence ATGACTCACCAACTTTGTAAACTTTTCGTCGGTAGACTGAGTGCGAGCACCGACGACGATGGGCTACGCATGCATTTCGAGCAGTTCGGCACTCTCGCCGACTGCGTTGTCGTCGTGAACAAGCCGCTTAAGCGGTCCCGTTGTTTCGGCTTTGTATCCTACTCGACGCCGGAGGAGGCCGACGCAGCAATAGCGGCCAGGCCACATGTCGTGGACGGCAGAACGGTCGAACTGAAAAGAGCCGTGGCGAGGGAAGACTCCAACAAACCAGAGGTTGTCGCTAAAGTGAAGAACATATTCGTCGGGGGACTGAAAGACGACATCGAAGAGGACAACTTGACCGAGTATTTTTCCCAGTTTGGCAAAATCGAGAGGTCCAAAGTTATTTCGCAGAGGGAAACCGGAAAGAGAAGAGGCTTCGGCTTTGTCCACTTTGTGGACACCGACTCAGCCGACAAGGCGGTCGCCTTGAAGTTCCACTACGTCAAGGGACACAAAGTCGAGGTGAAGAAAGCCCTTACCAAGGAACTGATGCAGTCGGCCAACAGGGTCGGCATGATGAGAGGTGTGATGGGTCAAAATCGCTTCGGTGGCGGCAGAGGAGAGTGCAGCAGCTACGGGGGAAATGGTAGAGGCTACGGAGACGGCTATATTGGGGGTTACGGAGACCAGATGGGAGGTTACGGATACACCGATTTTGGTAGCGGCTACAGTCAGCAGCCATCTGGTTATGGTCCGATGAAAGGCCCCGCTCCAGGCTACGGTGCCCAGAGAAGCGCTGCTCCATACGCCTTTGGGGGCGGCGGGGGTGGCTACCAGAGAGGGGCCTATGGCGGTGGATATTATACGCCGATCTCACAACCTCGACCATACCTTCATCCCATTCATCTCAATGCAGAAACGTGGACACTGAGCCCCTTTAATCCTCAGTAA